Proteins found in one Gordonia sp. PDNC005 genomic segment:
- a CDS encoding aldehyde dehydrogenase family protein produces the protein MNAQTLFIDGRWEASADGATREIRCPADGSLVGTVSEAGSADTVRAIEAARRSFDDRRWASVPAGQRGKLLAGLAAGIRERQEEFARAESLDTGKRIVESRIDMDDIANCFDYFAELASKDAGRLVDAGSESVVSRIQYEPVGVCGLITPWNYPLLQAAWKIGPALAAGCSFVLKPAELTPHTAILTMRLLDELGLPAGVANLVTGAGATAGPPLSGHPDVDLVSFTGGLVTGRVIAASAAATVKKVALELGGKNPNVVFADADFDAAVDNALNAAFVHSGQVCSAGARLVVEESIAERFVDALVERAGQITLGGPFDDSAETGPLISAAHREKVHAYVQAGVAEGARLRCGGDYATGTSGTSDLDAGFYYRMTVLDQCKRGMSVVTDEAFGPVVTVETFTDEDDAVAIANDTVYGLAGAVWTENAGKAQRIANRLRHGTIWINDFHPYLPQAEWGGFGQSGVGRELGPTGLDEYREAKHVYQNIAPEVTGWFADRRPEED, from the coding sequence GTGAACGCACAGACCCTGTTCATCGACGGTCGATGGGAGGCCTCGGCCGATGGGGCGACTCGCGAGATCCGCTGTCCGGCGGACGGATCGCTCGTCGGAACAGTCAGTGAAGCCGGGTCGGCAGACACGGTCAGGGCGATCGAGGCCGCCCGTCGGTCGTTCGACGATCGGCGATGGGCGTCGGTGCCCGCCGGACAGCGAGGCAAGCTGCTCGCCGGCCTGGCGGCAGGGATCCGCGAGCGACAGGAGGAGTTCGCCCGCGCGGAGTCGTTGGACACCGGCAAGCGGATCGTCGAATCCCGGATCGACATGGACGACATCGCGAACTGCTTCGACTACTTCGCCGAACTCGCATCGAAGGACGCCGGACGGCTGGTCGACGCAGGGTCGGAGAGTGTCGTCAGCCGAATCCAGTACGAGCCGGTCGGTGTGTGCGGACTGATCACACCGTGGAACTACCCGCTGCTGCAGGCGGCCTGGAAGATCGGGCCCGCGCTCGCCGCCGGGTGCTCGTTTGTCCTCAAACCCGCAGAACTGACACCGCACACGGCGATCCTGACAATGCGCCTGCTCGACGAGCTGGGACTGCCCGCAGGCGTTGCGAACCTGGTGACGGGCGCAGGCGCGACGGCGGGCCCTCCGCTCTCCGGTCACCCCGATGTCGACCTGGTGTCGTTCACCGGCGGACTCGTCACCGGACGGGTGATCGCGGCGTCGGCGGCCGCGACAGTCAAGAAGGTGGCGCTCGAACTAGGAGGCAAGAACCCGAACGTCGTGTTCGCCGACGCCGACTTCGACGCCGCCGTCGACAACGCGCTCAACGCCGCATTCGTGCACTCCGGGCAGGTCTGCTCGGCGGGTGCGCGCCTCGTCGTCGAGGAGTCGATCGCCGAGAGGTTCGTCGACGCATTGGTCGAGCGTGCGGGCCAGATCACGCTCGGCGGACCGTTCGACGACTCCGCGGAGACCGGTCCGCTCATCTCCGCGGCGCACCGAGAGAAGGTGCACGCCTACGTTCAGGCGGGCGTCGCCGAAGGGGCTCGCCTGAGATGTGGCGGTGACTACGCGACGGGCACCTCGGGGACAAGCGACCTCGATGCGGGCTTCTACTACCGGATGACAGTGCTCGACCAGTGCAAGCGGGGCATGTCGGTGGTGACCGACGAAGCCTTCGGCCCCGTCGTCACCGTGGAGACGTTCACCGACGAAGACGACGCCGTCGCCATCGCCAACGACACGGTCTACGGGTTGGCCGGGGCCGTGTGGACGGAGAATGCGGGCAAGGCGCAGCGCATCGCGAACCGCCTGCGACACGGAACCATCTGGATCAACGACTTCCACCCGTACCTTCCGCAAGCCGAATGGGGTGGCTTCGGGCAGTCCGGCGTCGGACGTGAACTCGGACCCACCGGCCTGGACGAGTACCGCGAGGCGAAACACGTCTACCAGAACATCGCACCCGAGGTCACCGGCTGGTTCGCTGACCGACGGCCCGAGGAGGACTGA
- a CDS encoding GMC family oxidoreductase N-terminal domain-containing protein, producing the protein MTTDSFDYVVVGGGSAGCAAAARLSDDPSVRVALIEAGPDDRGIDEVLRLNRWMELLESGYDWDYPVEPQASGNSFLRHARAKVLGGCSSHNSCIAFWPPREDLNEWATTFGATGWDADAMWPVLARLETNEDAGPDAPHHGDSGPVHLMNVPPNDPCGVALLEAAAQAGIPTTRFNTGTTVTRGANFFQINRRADGTRSSSSVSYIHPIADRPNFTLLTGLRATRLMFDGTRCTGVQVVDNQFGRARTITAERELILSAGAIDTPKLLMLSGIGPAAHLADHGIDVLVDSPGVGLNLQDHPEGVISWVAKQPMPVDSTQWWEIGVFDMVDDGLDRPDLMMHYGSVPFDMHTVRQGYPTADNVFCLTPNVTHARSRGTVRLRSCDFRDKPLVDPRYFSDPEGYDIRIMTAGIRRAREIVAQPAMAQWAGDELFPGPGVVDDADLATYIRATHNTVYHPVGTAAMGSSDDAPVDARLRVKGVDGLRVADASVFPEHTSVNPNITVMMVGEHCADLVAADR; encoded by the coding sequence ATGACCACGGATTCTTTCGACTATGTTGTGGTCGGCGGCGGCTCCGCCGGCTGTGCGGCTGCGGCACGACTGTCCGACGACCCGTCGGTGCGCGTCGCGCTGATCGAGGCGGGACCCGACGATCGAGGCATTGACGAAGTGCTCCGGCTGAACAGGTGGATGGAACTGCTCGAATCCGGTTACGACTGGGACTACCCGGTCGAACCGCAGGCGTCAGGCAACTCGTTCCTGCGGCACGCGCGCGCCAAGGTGCTCGGCGGCTGCTCGTCTCACAACTCGTGCATCGCGTTCTGGCCGCCGCGTGAGGACCTGAACGAGTGGGCGACCACGTTCGGCGCCACAGGCTGGGACGCCGACGCCATGTGGCCGGTGCTCGCACGTCTGGAGACCAATGAGGACGCGGGCCCGGATGCTCCGCACCACGGCGACAGCGGCCCGGTTCATTTGATGAACGTGCCGCCCAACGACCCCTGCGGGGTCGCACTGCTCGAAGCGGCGGCCCAGGCCGGAATCCCGACAACCCGGTTCAACACGGGGACCACCGTCACTCGCGGTGCGAACTTCTTCCAGATCAACCGACGCGCAGACGGCACTCGCTCGTCGTCGTCGGTGTCGTACATCCATCCGATCGCCGACCGCCCGAACTTCACCCTTCTGACCGGATTGCGGGCCACCCGTCTGATGTTCGACGGCACCCGGTGCACCGGCGTCCAAGTGGTCGACAACCAGTTCGGACGAGCTCGGACGATCACCGCGGAGCGGGAACTCATCCTGTCGGCGGGCGCCATCGACACCCCGAAGCTGCTCATGCTGTCGGGCATCGGACCTGCGGCGCACTTGGCCGATCACGGGATCGACGTACTCGTCGACTCACCCGGGGTGGGGCTGAACCTGCAGGACCATCCCGAGGGCGTCATCTCCTGGGTCGCGAAGCAGCCGATGCCCGTCGACTCCACCCAGTGGTGGGAGATCGGCGTGTTCGACATGGTCGACGACGGCCTGGATCGGCCGGATCTGATGATGCATTACGGCAGCGTGCCGTTCGACATGCACACGGTCCGGCAGGGGTATCCGACAGCGGACAACGTGTTCTGTCTGACGCCGAATGTGACACACGCTCGATCTCGAGGCACCGTCCGACTCCGGTCGTGCGATTTCCGCGACAAGCCGCTCGTCGATCCTCGCTATTTCAGCGACCCCGAGGGATATGACATCCGAATCATGACCGCCGGCATCCGCCGGGCCCGCGAGATTGTCGCCCAACCGGCGATGGCGCAGTGGGCGGGCGACGAACTGTTCCCCGGTCCGGGTGTGGTCGACGACGCCGATCTCGCAACGTACATCCGCGCCACCCACAACACCGTCTATCACCCTGTCGGGACGGCGGCCATGGGGTCCTCGGACGACGCTCCCGTCGACGCCCGACTACGGGTCAAGGGCGTCGACGGGCTCCGCGTCGCGGACGCGTCGGTGTTTCCCGAGCACACGTCGGTGAATCCGAACATCACGGTGATGATGGTCGGTGAACACTGCGCCGATCTCGTCGCAGCAGACCGCTGA
- a CDS encoding SDR family oxidoreductase produces MPSIVITGGAAGIGLATAKLFRSHGWTVGIYDVDKAALASAAADDPELITGVLDVRDPDQWDAALADFTSHTDGQLDVLDNNAGILLSGNLADISPEAIKTQIDIDALGVTLGARAAHKYLKATPDSHLVNIASASAIYGQPGIATYSATKFFVAGLTEALELEWQQDDIRVVSIWPLWAQTALAEDTDAKSTRTLGVRLTAEDVAAKVWESVHPSTVDRLLSRTSYSVGVQTTILGNAAKFIPNVLNRGVNKLLAQ; encoded by the coding sequence ATGCCGTCAATCGTCATCACCGGTGGAGCCGCCGGAATCGGACTCGCCACCGCCAAGCTGTTCCGTTCCCACGGTTGGACGGTCGGCATCTACGACGTGGACAAGGCCGCTCTCGCCTCAGCTGCCGCCGACGACCCCGAGTTGATCACCGGTGTTCTCGACGTCCGCGACCCCGACCAGTGGGACGCGGCCCTCGCCGACTTCACTTCGCACACCGACGGACAGCTCGACGTCCTCGACAACAACGCCGGCATCCTGCTGTCGGGGAATCTCGCCGACATCAGCCCGGAGGCGATCAAAACACAGATCGACATCGACGCCCTCGGCGTCACACTCGGCGCCCGCGCCGCGCACAAGTACCTCAAGGCGACGCCGGACAGTCATCTCGTCAACATCGCATCGGCCTCGGCGATCTACGGCCAGCCCGGCATCGCGACGTACAGCGCCACGAAGTTCTTCGTCGCCGGCCTCACCGAAGCCCTCGAACTCGAATGGCAGCAGGACGACATCCGGGTGGTCTCCATCTGGCCGCTCTGGGCGCAGACCGCACTCGCCGAGGACACGGACGCGAAGAGCACCCGCACCCTCGGCGTCCGGCTGACCGCCGAGGACGTCGCCGCGAAGGTGTGGGAGTCGGTGCATCCATCGACTGTCGACCGTCTCCTGTCACGGACCAGCTACTCCGTCGGAGTGCAGACCACGATCCTCGGCAACGCGGCCAAGTTCATCCCGAACGTCCTCAACCGCGGCGTCAACAAACTGCTGGCGCAGTAG
- a CDS encoding diiron oxygenase → MTILENDSMSTPDRGVDEVSQRLVESAARLSRNAMTEIDWSEPMDPAQYGCSPEWSTLYGTDYWNELTVEQQVTLTRHEFASIMNVGIWFEMILQELVLRDQYLGRYHEPEFQFALTEIADECRHSIMFAKASSKMVGTSYHPPRRIGRLGKIFQHTARGAVSYAGILVAEEILDVFQRGCMRDERVLPFIRTINEIHVLEESRHMKFAREQVRESMAGMSPLKRRFCALYTSLGALYIVSNLVQPQVYANAGLDVDRALAERRTNKHFHAMVRSNCTHLMEFLDDVGLLTRAARRNYRRVHMI, encoded by the coding sequence ATGACCATTCTTGAGAACGACTCGATGAGCACACCTGACCGCGGGGTGGACGAAGTGTCGCAGCGACTGGTGGAGTCCGCCGCACGACTCTCTCGAAACGCGATGACCGAGATCGACTGGTCCGAACCGATGGACCCGGCGCAGTACGGCTGCAGCCCGGAGTGGTCGACGCTGTACGGCACCGACTACTGGAATGAGCTGACCGTCGAGCAGCAGGTGACACTGACTCGCCACGAGTTCGCGTCGATCATGAACGTCGGCATCTGGTTCGAGATGATCCTGCAGGAGCTGGTGCTGCGCGACCAGTACCTCGGCCGCTACCACGAGCCGGAATTCCAGTTTGCGCTCACCGAGATCGCCGACGAATGCCGCCACTCGATCATGTTCGCGAAGGCATCGTCGAAGATGGTCGGCACGTCGTACCACCCGCCTCGCCGCATCGGTCGTCTCGGCAAGATCTTCCAGCACACGGCACGCGGTGCGGTCTCGTACGCAGGCATTCTTGTCGCCGAAGAGATCCTCGACGTGTTCCAGCGCGGCTGCATGCGGGACGAGCGAGTGCTCCCGTTCATCCGCACGATCAACGAGATCCATGTGCTCGAAGAGTCTCGGCACATGAAGTTCGCCCGTGAGCAGGTCCGCGAGTCGATGGCCGGCATGAGTCCGCTCAAGCGGCGATTCTGTGCGCTCTACACCTCGCTCGGTGCGCTCTACATCGTGTCGAACCTGGTCCAGCCGCAGGTGTACGCGAACGCGGGACTCGACGTGGACCGTGCGCTCGCGGAACGTCGCACCAACAAGCACTTCCACGCGATGGTCCGCAGCAACTGCACTCACCTGATGGAGTTCCTCGACGACGTGGGGCTGCTGACGCGGGCCGCGCGGCGCAACTACCGCCGCGTCCACATGATCTGA
- a CDS encoding FAD-dependent oxidoreductase: MAHVITQSCCSDAACVSVCPVNCIHPTPEERGFGSSDILHIDPVACIDCGACADACPVDAIYPADRLGERDSVFIEVNAAFYRDNPDISSGWSDIVYPVIPRLPDGLRVAVVGTGPAGGYAVRTLIGRTDADVTVIDRLPTPGGLVRAGVAPDHPGTKGVLRTFDMLYRDRRVHLLGGVEIGDGPSAVTPGELADHFDAVFYAVGAPDSRVLGVPGEDLPGSVAATDLVAWYNAYPGAQGPPIPEDGVGRAVIVGTGNVALDVARILVSSPEALAATDIADRALTLLERQDIREVVLLGRRSPSDAAYTAAEFRALQELPGVDVIVADRPDGLGLHHPPEPDRRRIVLLFNSAVEGVVAGDRGHVGAVDVATGDLAHEITTDLVVRSIGYRGVRINGLPFDDARGVIPNSDGRVINETGDAIPGVYALGWAARGATGGIGANKAHAITTVEAFIDDAAAGRLTRTAHAPDDFRRLAQRRSPDLVGYRGVRSIDRAERARGQAAGRPRIKFTEVSDMLAVARRRR; the protein is encoded by the coding sequence ATGGCACACGTCATCACCCAGTCGTGCTGCAGCGACGCGGCATGTGTGTCCGTGTGCCCGGTGAACTGCATTCACCCGACTCCGGAGGAACGAGGGTTCGGCTCGTCGGACATCCTGCACATCGATCCCGTGGCCTGCATCGACTGCGGCGCCTGCGCAGACGCGTGCCCTGTCGACGCGATCTACCCGGCCGATCGCCTCGGTGAGCGCGACTCGGTGTTCATCGAGGTCAACGCAGCGTTCTATCGCGACAACCCGGATATCTCATCGGGGTGGTCGGACATCGTCTATCCGGTGATCCCGCGTCTGCCGGACGGTCTGCGAGTGGCCGTCGTCGGCACCGGGCCGGCAGGCGGGTACGCCGTCCGGACGTTGATCGGCCGGACTGACGCCGACGTCACGGTGATCGACAGGCTGCCGACTCCCGGAGGTCTCGTCCGCGCAGGCGTCGCGCCCGATCACCCCGGCACCAAGGGAGTTCTCCGCACGTTCGACATGCTGTATCGCGATCGACGGGTTCATCTGCTCGGCGGAGTCGAAATCGGAGACGGCCCATCGGCCGTCACTCCGGGGGAGCTCGCCGACCATTTCGACGCGGTGTTCTACGCGGTCGGTGCACCCGATTCTCGGGTACTCGGGGTGCCCGGTGAAGACCTGCCCGGTTCGGTGGCTGCAACCGATCTGGTCGCCTGGTACAACGCCTACCCGGGTGCGCAGGGTCCTCCGATCCCGGAAGACGGAGTGGGACGCGCCGTGATCGTGGGAACCGGCAATGTGGCGCTCGACGTCGCGCGGATCCTGGTGTCGTCGCCGGAAGCGCTCGCCGCCACCGACATCGCCGATCGCGCATTGACCCTCCTGGAGAGGCAGGACATCCGCGAGGTCGTGCTGCTCGGTCGTCGCAGTCCGTCGGACGCCGCGTACACGGCCGCCGAGTTCAGGGCTCTGCAAGAACTGCCCGGAGTTGACGTGATCGTCGCCGACCGCCCGGACGGACTCGGCCTCCACCATCCGCCCGAACCCGACCGACGACGCATCGTCCTGCTCTTCAACAGCGCGGTCGAAGGAGTCGTCGCAGGTGACCGAGGGCATGTCGGAGCCGTCGACGTGGCGACCGGCGATCTGGCGCATGAGATCACGACCGATCTTGTGGTCCGATCCATCGGGTACCGCGGAGTGCGCATCAACGGTCTTCCTTTCGACGACGCCCGCGGTGTCATCCCCAACTCCGACGGCAGAGTGATCAACGAGACAGGCGACGCGATACCCGGCGTGTACGCCCTCGGATGGGCTGCGCGCGGGGCCACCGGAGGAATCGGCGCCAACAAAGCGCACGCGATCACCACCGTGGAGGCGTTCATCGACGACGCCGCGGCCGGACGTCTGACCAGGACGGCGCATGCCCCGGACGACTTCCGCAGGCTCGCGCAGCGCAGGTCGCCCGACCTCGTCGGATATCGCGGAGTGCGGTCCATCGACCGTGCCGAGCGGGCGCGAGGGCAGGCCGCCGGACGGCCACGGATCAAGTTCACCGAGGTGTCGGACATGCTCGCGGTGGCTCGCCGACGACGGTGA
- a CDS encoding response regulator transcription factor: MRILVVDDDRAVRESLRRSLSFNGYTVDTAGDGLEALEKVIADRPDMLVLDVMMPRLDGLEVCRRLRSAGDDLPILVLTARDSVSERVSGLDAGADDYLPKPFALEELLARVRSLLRRTAREDEEGSEAVSFTDLTLDPVTREVTRGERQISLTRTEFALMEMLMSNPKRVLTRSRILEEVWGYDFPTSGNALEVYIGYLRRKTEADGEPRLIHTVRGVGYVLRESSAP; encoded by the coding sequence ATGCGCATACTCGTGGTCGACGACGATCGGGCCGTCCGAGAGTCCCTTCGTCGGTCCCTGTCCTTCAACGGCTACACCGTCGACACGGCGGGTGACGGTCTCGAAGCACTCGAGAAGGTGATCGCCGATCGCCCGGACATGCTGGTGCTCGACGTGATGATGCCGCGCCTGGACGGTCTGGAAGTGTGCCGCCGACTCCGGTCCGCGGGCGACGACCTGCCGATCCTGGTGCTGACCGCCCGCGACTCGGTGTCGGAGCGGGTGTCGGGGCTCGACGCGGGCGCCGACGACTACTTGCCCAAGCCGTTCGCCTTGGAGGAACTCCTCGCTCGAGTCAGGTCGTTGCTGCGCCGTACGGCACGCGAAGACGAGGAGGGCTCGGAGGCGGTCAGCTTCACCGACCTGACCCTCGATCCGGTGACCCGCGAAGTGACGCGCGGCGAACGCCAGATCAGTCTCACGCGAACCGAGTTCGCGCTGATGGAGATGCTGATGTCGAACCCGAAGCGGGTCTTGACGCGCAGCCGCATCCTGGAAGAGGTGTGGGGCTACGACTTCCCGACCTCGGGTAATGCCCTCGAGGTGTACATCGGCTACCTGCGACGCAAGACCGAGGCAGACGGCGAACCGCGACTCATCCACACTGTGCGCGGCGTCGGCTACGTGCTCCGTGAGAGCTCCGCGCCCTAG
- a CDS encoding HAMP domain-containing sensor histidine kinase, translated as MTSRAHRPMRAPNALTRSVSLRNRVALLAAAVVLLSATLMAGAAYFVVSRSLYRDVDTQLITRADGMTVLSKLGRLSNGPEDLLAGTVFSTSISIALVEPTGHTLMLGEVPYGDTERQIIGSVNPPGKLNQSLRTSSNHRILARKLSNGSTLMLAESLDRTDAILKRLASVLFVAGGVGVAFAALAGTAVARGGLRPVGRLTEAVERVAKTQDLRPIPVTGTDELARLTESFNTMLGALAESRDQQARLVADAGHELKTPLTSLRTNLELLIASSAPGAPPIPASDMVELRSDVMAQIEELSTLVGDLVDLARDDSLDTVHEEVALESVIDDALLRVRRRRADIEFDVQTSPWFVFGEEHGLARAVLNVLDNAAKWSPPGRTVQVRLHQVGLQAAELSVADAGPGIPPEDRERVFERFYRADATRSMPGSGLGLAIVRQVVVRLGGSVVAESSSEGGALIRMRLPGSALHTEPDPVVVRR; from the coding sequence ATGACGAGCCGAGCACACCGCCCGATGCGGGCGCCGAACGCGCTGACCCGCTCGGTGTCGCTGCGGAACCGTGTCGCGTTGCTCGCCGCCGCCGTCGTCCTGCTGTCGGCGACACTCATGGCGGGCGCGGCGTACTTCGTCGTCTCCCGATCGCTGTACCGCGACGTCGACACACAGCTGATCACTCGTGCCGATGGGATGACGGTGCTGTCGAAGCTGGGACGTCTCAGCAACGGTCCGGAGGATCTCCTCGCTGGAACCGTCTTCTCGACGTCGATCTCGATCGCGCTGGTCGAGCCGACTGGGCACACGCTCATGCTCGGTGAAGTCCCGTACGGCGACACCGAACGGCAGATCATCGGATCGGTGAACCCGCCTGGAAAACTGAACCAGAGTCTGCGTACCTCGTCGAACCACAGGATTCTCGCCCGCAAACTGTCGAACGGCAGCACATTGATGCTCGCCGAGTCGCTCGACCGCACCGACGCCATCCTGAAGCGTCTCGCGTCCGTCCTGTTCGTGGCGGGTGGCGTGGGAGTCGCGTTCGCGGCACTCGCCGGAACGGCGGTCGCGCGGGGCGGTCTGCGGCCGGTCGGCCGCCTGACCGAAGCCGTCGAGCGTGTTGCGAAGACGCAGGATCTGAGACCGATTCCGGTGACCGGAACAGACGAGCTCGCCCGCCTCACCGAGAGCTTCAACACGATGCTCGGCGCGCTCGCCGAATCCCGTGACCAACAGGCACGGCTCGTCGCAGACGCAGGGCACGAGCTCAAGACACCGCTCACCTCTCTGCGGACCAACCTGGAACTGCTGATCGCTTCGTCTGCGCCGGGTGCGCCCCCGATCCCCGCATCAGACATGGTGGAGCTGCGCTCGGATGTGATGGCTCAGATCGAGGAACTGTCGACCCTGGTCGGCGACCTCGTCGACCTCGCGCGTGACGACTCCCTCGACACCGTCCACGAAGAGGTCGCTCTCGAGTCAGTCATCGACGACGCCCTGCTCCGCGTCCGACGCCGCCGCGCAGACATCGAGTTCGACGTCCAAACGTCGCCCTGGTTCGTGTTCGGTGAGGAACACGGCCTCGCCCGCGCTGTGCTCAACGTGCTCGACAACGCCGCCAAATGGAGCCCGCCCGGACGGACCGTCCAGGTGCGTCTCCACCAAGTGGGACTGCAGGCGGCCGAACTGTCCGTCGCCGATGCGGGGCCCGGTATTCCGCCGGAAGACCGCGAGCGGGTGTTCGAGCGGTTCTACCGAGCGGACGCCACCCGGTCGATGCCCGGATCGGGTCTCGGGCTTGCGATCGTCCGGCAGGTGGTGGTGCGTCTCGGCGGTTCCGTCGTCGCGGAATCGTCATCGGAAGGCGGAGCGTTGATCCGCATGCGCCTCCCAGGGTCGGCGCTGCACACCGAGCCCGACCCCGTTGTCGTCCGTCGGTGA
- a CDS encoding trypsin-like peptidase domain-containing protein, whose translation MTDGGYPSDRQDDFTAQNNPAPTPYSKLPPLPGSENRPASSPFDAPTGVTSTGGFAAQQPTTVTPAYQPAPYGSAPTTSPYGAPSTAPYQQPYGTGQFAAAPPSGPPTGSLPPIGSDPGPGAGGSGRGGSGKKLLVGAAVVAVLAGGVGGGVGYLVSDRNGSSNTDSTSIATGPTQAAQPPAAPGSVQETAARVLPSVVSITVSNGREVGSGSGVVLSEDGTILTNNHVVGGPNMQVLVSFSDGSRARARVLGADPVSDIAVIKADKTGLTPITIGKSDNLTVGQNVIAIGSPLGLEGTVTTGIISALNRPVSTSGTDGQDSVIDAIQTDAAINPGNSGGALINSAGALIGINTAIATLGASTGSESGSIGLGFAIPVDQAMRVANELRTSGKATQANIGVSVRPAVDLEKPGAVVANVVRGGPAERAGIPVGALITAVNDRHITSADSLVAAVRSNAPGDTVKVTYTVNGDSKTAEVTLGTL comes from the coding sequence ATGACTGACGGCGGATACCCCTCGGATCGACAAGACGACTTCACGGCGCAGAACAATCCCGCGCCGACTCCGTACTCGAAGCTTCCGCCGCTTCCCGGCAGCGAGAATCGTCCCGCGTCGAGCCCGTTCGACGCGCCCACGGGCGTGACCTCGACCGGTGGGTTCGCCGCCCAGCAGCCGACGACGGTGACTCCTGCGTATCAGCCCGCACCGTACGGGTCGGCGCCTACGACATCGCCGTACGGCGCACCATCGACGGCGCCCTATCAGCAGCCGTACGGCACCGGCCAGTTCGCCGCTGCGCCGCCGAGCGGACCTCCGACCGGGTCGCTCCCTCCGATCGGCTCCGACCCGGGTCCCGGTGCAGGCGGCTCGGGGCGCGGCGGATCGGGGAAAAAGCTCCTCGTAGGTGCGGCGGTGGTCGCAGTCCTCGCCGGTGGTGTGGGCGGTGGTGTCGGCTATCTGGTCTCCGATCGCAACGGGTCGTCGAACACGGACAGCACCTCCATCGCGACGGGCCCGACGCAGGCAGCACAACCTCCCGCCGCCCCAGGATCGGTCCAGGAGACCGCGGCGCGTGTGCTTCCGTCGGTCGTGTCGATCACCGTCTCGAACGGGCGGGAAGTCGGATCCGGATCGGGTGTCGTCCTGTCCGAGGACGGCACCATCCTGACCAACAATCACGTGGTCGGCGGACCGAACATGCAGGTCCTCGTCAGCTTCAGTGACGGGTCGCGAGCCCGGGCGCGAGTACTCGGCGCCGATCCGGTGTCGGACATCGCGGTGATCAAGGCCGACAAGACCGGCCTCACACCCATCACGATCGGAAAGTCCGACAACCTGACCGTCGGTCAGAACGTCATCGCCATCGGTTCGCCGCTCGGCCTGGAGGGCACGGTCACCACCGGGATCATCTCTGCACTGAACCGTCCGGTGTCGACGTCCGGCACAGACGGCCAGGACTCGGTGATCGACGCGATCCAGACCGACGCCGCGATCAACCCGGGCAACTCCGGTGGAGCGCTCATCAACTCTGCGGGCGCGCTCATCGGCATCAACACCGCGATCGCCACGCTCGGCGCGAGCACCGGCTCGGAGTCTGGCAGCATCGGTCTCGGCTTCGCGATCCCTGTCGATCAGGCGATGCGTGTTGCGAACGAGTTGCGGACCTCCGGTAAGGCGACCCAGGCCAACATCGGCGTCTCGGTCCGCCCCGCCGTTGATCTCGAGAAGCCGGGAGCCGTCGTCGCGAACGTCGTCCGCGGCGGACCCGCGGAACGCGCAGGGATCCCTGTCGGTGCGCTCATCACCGCAGTCAATGACCGTCACATCACGTCGGCGGATTCTCTCGTCGCCGCCGTACGCTCGAACGCTCCGGGGGATACGGTGAAGGTGACGTACACGGTGAACGGTGACAGCAAGACCGCCGAGGTCACCCTCGGCACGCTATGA
- a CDS encoding molybdenum cofactor synthesis domain-containing protein, with protein MTDILDDADAQAADAAARSTSPGLAAAAPGDGFARSLVVVVDDRVAHGEGPSSLGPLVGELLEEAGFHVDATVTVPGDEVEIRNALNTAVIGGVDLVVSVGGVGVAARDVTPEATEPLLDRRLQGVEEAIRSSGLSAGATDGGLSRGLAGISGQTVVVNIADSRAAVRDGMATLLPLARHVIGHISDI; from the coding sequence ATGACTGACATCCTCGACGACGCCGACGCCCAGGCCGCAGACGCGGCGGCTCGTTCGACCAGCCCGGGGCTCGCAGCCGCCGCACCCGGAGACGGGTTCGCCCGTTCACTCGTAGTGGTCGTCGACGACCGTGTTGCGCACGGGGAGGGTCCAAGCTCGCTCGGTCCGCTCGTGGGCGAGCTCCTCGAAGAGGCCGGATTCCACGTCGACGCGACCGTCACAGTCCCCGGTGACGAGGTCGAGATCCGGAACGCGCTGAACACTGCGGTCATCGGTGGTGTGGACCTCGTGGTGTCGGTTGGAGGCGTCGGTGTCGCAGCACGTGATGTGACCCCGGAGGCGACCGAACCGCTACTCGACCGTCGTCTGCAAGGCGTCGAGGAGGCGATTCGCAGTTCGGGCCTGTCCGCGGGAGCCACCGACGGTGGACTCTCACGCGGCCTCGCCGGCATCTCAGGTCAGACGGTAGTGGTCAACATCGCCGACTCCCGCGCCGCCGTCCGCGACGGCATGGCGACACTGTTGCCGCTGGCCAGGCATGTGATCGGGCACATCAGTGACATCTGA